Proteins from a single region of Hermetia illucens chromosome 3, iHerIll2.2.curated.20191125, whole genome shotgun sequence:
- the LOC119651581 gene encoding tubulin beta chain-like: MREIVHIQAGQCGNQIGAKFWEVISDEHSIDANGSFYGNDDSQLERIDVFYNHANSGKYVPRAVLVDLEPGTMDSVRASQFGQMFKPDSFIFGQSGAGNNWAKGHYTDGAELMESVLDVVRRETEACDCLQGFQITHSLGGGTGSGMGTLLSAKLREDYPDRIICTYSIVPSPKVSDTVVEPYNATLSVQQLIEHTDANYCIDNEALYDICFRTLKLTTPTYSDLNHLVSATMSGLTTCLRFPGQLNADLRKLAVNMVPFPRIHFFMPGFAPLTARGSQPYQTTAVPELVHQIFDAKNMMAACDPRHGKYLTVAAVFRGRMSVKEIDEQMLNIQNKNSSYFVEWIPSNCKTAVCDIPPRGLDMAATFIGNTTAIQELFKRISEQFTAMFRRKAFLHWYTAEGMEEVEFVDAESNINDLVSEYQAYQEGVADEIGDYDEAENDEYEDDIEGGEKI; this comes from the coding sequence ATGCGCGAAATTGTCCACATACAAGCAGGCCAATGTGGTAATCAGATTGGTGCGAAATTTTGGGAAGTTATCTCCGACGAGCATAGTATTGACGCGAATGGATCATTTTATGGCAACGATGATTCGCAATTGGAAAGGATTGATGTATTCTATAATCATGCGAATAGCGGGAAGTATGTACCCCGTGCAGTCCTAGTAGATTTGGAGCCGGGAACGATGGACTCAGTAAGAGCCAGTCAGTTTGGGCAGATGTTTAAACCAGATAGTTTTATATTTGGCCAATCGGGAGCAGGAAACAATTGGGCCAAAGGACATTACACGGATGGGGCGGAACTTATGGAATCAGTCCTAGATGTCGTAAGACGCGAAACGGAGGCATGTGATTGTCTCCAGGGATTTCAAATAACTCACTCACTTGGTGGTGGTACGGGGTCTGGTATGGGAACCCTCTTGTCTGCAAAACTCCGGGAGGATTACCCAGATAGGATTATTTGCACTTATTCAATTGTACCATCGCCGAAGGTTTCTGATACGGTCGTGGAACCATACAATGCGACCCTAAGCGTCCAGCAACTTATAGAACACACGGACGCTAACTACTGCATAGACAACGAAGCTCTATATGATATTTGTTTCCGGACTTTGAAATTGACGACGCCTACTTACAGTGatctgaaccacttggtatCAGCCACGATGTCTGGCCTAACGACTTGTCTAAGGTTCCCAGGACAGTTGAATGCGGACCTCAGGAAGCTGGCAGTTAATATGGTCCCGTTCCCAAGGATACATTTCTTCATGCCCGGATTCGCCCCATTAACAGCACGAGGGTCACAACCCTATCAGACAACTGCCGTACCAGAGCTTgtacatcagatttttgatgcAAAAAATATGATGGCAGCATGCGATCCTCGCCATGGAAAATATCTCACCGTGGCGGCAGTATTCCGTGGAAGAATGTCTGTCAAGGAAATCGATGAACAAATGTTGAACATACAAAATAAGAACAGCAGCTACTTTGTCGAATGGATTCCTAGCAATTGCAAGACCGCGGTCTGTGACATACCCCCACGTGGTCTAGACATGGCTGCCACTTTTATTGGGAATACAACTGCAATTCAAGAACTTTTCAAAAGGATCTCTGAGCAGTTCACGGCAATGTTTCGGCGAAAAGCATTTCTACATTGGTATACAGCCGAAGGTATGGAGGAAGTTGAATTTGTTGATGCAGAGAGCAACATAAATGATTTAGTTAGCGAATACCAAGCCTACCAAGAAGGCGTTGCTGATGAAATTGGCGACTATGATGAAGCGGAAAATGATGAATATGAGGATGATATCGAAGGTGGCGAGAAAATTTGA
- the LOC119651172 gene encoding LMBR1 domain-containing protein 2 homolog: MAYLLVFAIALALFLAALSLYRYGNIQRQHPIVTLSVLTAWCFSFLIVFTIPLDVTSTVYRQCLQEQPVVNGATTEPQNPNSSLQVSSTVGHARCEKPWGMVPEYVFPNLWRIIYWTSQFLTWIIMPLMQSYLKAGDFTIKGKLKSALIDNAIYYGSYLFICGILLIYIAFKGVSLDWQKLKAIASSASNTWGLFLLVLLFGYALVEVPRSLWNNSKPGFTLQHAYFKAAKLNTDKAEAEENVDDVLESLQAASRAVPNNHELRPYVETILRKVPTELLEKASRNYTRNGGGGGSGTSTIIPSEKALIRIHKQVIKSLQTLQRTEALWSVQVGKVLHLEDVSKNLTSMDRRFKSEFPKPRGRLSRMFYSPTIDWYWQCLLKPPYLKGLAVITGTLSLMVVWSEMTFFNREPVLSIFANVLKIATSHYDFFTIEVFSMATLCYLCYCAYSTVFRIKFLNLYYLAPHHQTNEHSLIFSGMLLCRLTPPMCLNFLGLIHMDSHIIKERIMETYYTRIMGHMDVLGIISDGFNIYFPMVMLAICLATWFSLGSRALSALGFQQFLQNEVIAIELVQEGKDLIAREKRRRIRAEESLARKRDLPRDNILNSSSAATSKYRSLRGDTTVLTPADGLLRDAEPFDYSTTSRDIDITRSLSQEINERFGISTQVQVGFKGTGNSFDSDNDDSNENRIGPPPRGIFDDV, from the exons ATGGCTTATCTACTGGTTTTTGCAATAGCCTTGGCTTTGTTTCTTGCCGCGCTGTCACTCTATCGCTACGGCAATATCCAACGTCAGCATCCAATCGTAACACTATCAGTTCTCACTGCCTGGTGCTTTTCGTTTCTTATTGTTTTCACAATCCCCCTGGACGTCACCTCG ACTGTGTACCGGCAATGTCTCCAAGAGCAGCCGGTGGTGAATGGCGCTACGACCGAACCACAAAATCCAAACTCATCGTTGCAAGTGAGCAGCACTGTGGGGCACGCACGGTGTGAGAAGCCATGGGGAATGGTCCCTGAGTATGTGTTCCCGAATTTGTGGCGTATCATCTATTGGACGTCGCAATTTCTCACTTGGATTATTATGCCACTGATGCAGTCGTACTTGAAGGCGGGCGATTTCACTATCAAAGGCAAACTGAAGTCGGCCCTCATTGATAATGCTATTTACTACGGATCGTATCTGTTCATATGCGGGATTCTTCTCATTTACATCGCTTTCAAGGGAGTGTCGTTGGACTGGCAGAAGCTCAAGGCGATAGCATCGTCCGCCTCCAATACTTGGGGTCTGTTTCTTCTGGTGTTGCTGTTCG GCTATGCTTTAGTCGAAGTGCCACGTAGTTTATGGAACAACTCCAAACCAGGATTTACTTTACAGCACGCCTACTTCAAAGCGGCTAAATTAAACACCGACAAAGCCGAGGCCGAGGAAAATGTTGACGATGTATTAGAATCTCTTCAAGCTGCTAGTCGTGCCGTACCAAACAATCATGAACTGCGACCGTATGTCGAAACGATCTTAAGAAAAGTTCCTACTGAATTGTTGGAGAAGGCTAGTCGTAACTATACTCGAAACGGTGGAGGTGGCGGCAGTGGTACCTCAACAATTATACCATCAGAGAAAGCTCTGATTCGTATACATAAACAAGTGATCAAATCACTGCAAACGCTCCAAAGGACAGAAGCTTTATGGAGTGTACAAGTCGGAAAAGTACTTCATTTGGAAGATGTCTCGAAAAATCTTACTTCAATGGACCGAAGGTTCAAGAGTGAGTTCCCGAAGCCTCGCGGTAGGCTTTCAAGAATGTTTTACAGCCCAACAATCGACTGGTATTGGCAGTGCTTACTGAAACCGCCATATCTGAAAGGTTTGGCTGTTATCACCGGCACTTTGTCCTTAATGGTAGTGTGGAGCGAAATGACTTTCTTCAATAGAGAGCCAGTTCTCTCGATTTTTGCGAACGTTCTGAAGATAGCGACATCACATTACGATTTTTTCACAATCGAAGTCTTTTCAATGGCTACTCTATGCTACCTCTGCTATTGCGCCTATTCGACAgtatttcgaataaaatttttgaatctttACTACCTGGCACCGCATCATCAGACCAATGAGCACAGTTTGATCTTCAGCGGGATGCTACTCTGTCGACTCACGCCGCCAATGTGTTTAAATTTCCTTGGTCTCATTCACATGGACTCGCACATCATCAAAGAACGCATTATGGAAACATACTATACGAGGATCATGGGTCACATGGACGTCCTAGGGATTATATCAGACGGTTTTAATATCTACTTCCCAATGGTTATGTTGGCGATTTGCCTGGCGACTTGGTTCAGTTTGGGAAGTCGCGCACTGAGTGCCCTTGGATTCCAGCAATTCCTACAAAATGAAGTCATCGCCATTGAATTGGTCCAGGAAGGCAAAGATCTAATCGCGAGAGAAAAGCGCAGGAGGATACGTGCCGAAGAGTCGTTGGCACGGAAACGTGACTTGCCTCGCGACAATATATTAAATTCCAGTTCAGCAGCAACGTCAAAATATCGTTCACTTCGCGGGGATACTACAGTGCTCACCCCTGCAGATGGATTACTACGCGATGCTGAACCATTTGATTATTCCACTACGAGTCGTGATATTGACATAACACGAAGCTTGTCGCAAGAGATCAATGAACGCTTTGGTATTAGCACGCAAGTGCAGGTAGGCTTCAAAGGGACTGGAAATAGCTTCGACTCAGACAACGATGATAGTAATGAGAATCGCATCGGTCCTCCGCCAAGAGGCATTTTCGACGATGTGTAG
- the LOC119651586 gene encoding two pore potassium channel protein sup-9, with amino-acid sequence MLIERSESFFGLIVSCTMKRQNVRTLSLVVCTFTYLLIGAAVFDSLESETESKRWDFLQAIRSSFVKKYNISDEDYKMMEIVIIENKPYKAGPQWKFAGAFYFATVVLAMIGYGHSTPVTIGGKAFCMAYAMVGIPLGLVMFQSIGERLNKFASVVIRRAKRYMHCNQTEATEMNLMLATGMLSSIIITTGAAVFSRYEGWSYFDSFYYCFVTLTTIGFGDYVALQNDHALINKPGYVALSLVFILFGLAVVAASINLLVLRFMTMNAEDTRREEVEAQNKVTNQSMTFNGESFYVNGKLMGNPNCQEFEEQTSVCSCTCLGGTRCANHETFMDPDYHPNDIITSTLSLKRASV; translated from the exons ATGCTCATTGAGCGGAGTGAATCCTTTTTTGGATTGATAGTTTCATGCACGATGAAGAGGCAAAACGTTCGCACTTTGTCCTTGGTTGTATGCACATTCACTTATCTGTTGATTGGTGCTGCCGTTTTTGATTCGCTGGAATCCGAGACAGAATCGAAAAGATGGGATTTTTTGCAAG CAATCAGAAGCAGTTTCgtcaaaaaatacaatatttccGATGAAGATTATAAAATGATGGAAATTGTCATAATCGAAAATAAGCCCTACAAGGCTGGACCGCAATGGAAGTTCGCTGGTGCTTTCTACTTTGCGACAGTGGTGCTGGCCATGATAGGGTACGGACATTCTACCCCAGTAACGATTGGCGGGAAAGCCTTCTGTATGGCATACGCGATG GTGGGGATTCCCCTAGGTCTGGTTATGTTCCAGAGTATCGGTGAACGTTTGAATAAGTTTGCGTCGGTGGTCATAAGACGTGCCAAACGTTACATGCATTGTAACCAAACAGAGGCGACCGAAATGAATCTAATGTTGGCCACTGGTATGCTATCCTCGATTATCATAACAACTGGTGCCGCTGTGTTCTCCCGCTACGAAGGATGGAGCTATTTTGATAGTTTCTATTATTGCTTTGTCACCCTCACGACGATTGGCTTCGGTGATTATGTTGCTCTCCAAAACGATCATGCATTGATTAATAAGCCAGGATATGTAGCGCTCAGTTTAGTTTTTATACTTTTCGGGCTAGCTGTAGTTGCTGCTAGTATTAATTTGCTTGTTTTGCGCTTCATGACCAT GAACGCTGAAGATACACGACGTGAAGAAGTCGAAGCTCAGAATAAAGTCACGAATCAATCGATGACTTTCAATGGGGAgtcattttatgtgaatggaAAATTAATGGGGAACCCGAACTGCCAAGAGTTTGAGGAGCAGACTTCGGTGTGTTCATGCACTTGTTTGGGTGGAACACGATGTGCGAATCATGAAACCTTCATGGATCCAGACTATCATCCAAATGATATCATAACGAGTACCTTAAGTTTGAAAAGGGCATCAGTTTAA
- the LOC119651441 gene encoding uncharacterized protein LOC119651441 — protein sequence MEWNKEKTLLLIKEFHQRPGLWNMTHDDYRKKETKKTLLAEIAQKFDHCVTPSDIERKFHTLRTQYHREISRMNSSRGPEPYKSKWFAFQQLKFLNDPNACRNTKDSRRRNSTNNAKMVYFQNLKVDTPIQPPTSASTPIAAMHNLQVVTEKDPKIIDNINLRKDLRVLFEEAVDSEDEKNEEEKVTDAGTMSKGIGYVQEEIQLHNKMNTVHNTCYEEEHLVEETVQQHHSDTGDPLAQDEEQYHHQMEQSPVKIYKNEPSNTGLKRSHEIYQDLAYEAVGDHVQTTIPVAKKVYKDAETVVTPTTLTARDEFSIFGECVANELRFLTDRQILVSVKHKINTALFEASIAQLRKNGDG from the coding sequence ATGGAGTGGAATAAAGAAAAGACGCTTCTCCTCATTAAGGAGTTCCACCAGCGTCCAGGACTGTGGAATATGACGCATGATGACTACCGGAAAAAGGAAACGAAGAAAACCTTGTTGGCAGAAATAGCGCAAAAGTTTGATCATTGCGTCACACCCTCGGACATTGAGAGGAAATTTCATACTTTGCGCACGCAATACCATCGAGAGATAAGTCGGATGAACTCAAGCCGCGGACCGGAACCGTACAAATCCAAGTGGTTCGCTTTCCAGCAGCTGAAGTTCTTGAACGATCCAAATGCTTGTCGCAATACAAAGGACTCTCGTCGACGCAATTCCACCAACAACGCgaagatggtgtacttccaaaacTTGAAAGTTGATACACCGATTCAACCACCGACATCCGCTTCGACCCCGATAGCTGCCATGCACAATCTTCAGGTCGTTACCGAGAAGGACCCCAAAATTATAGATAATATTAACCTACGTAAAGATTTACGAGTTCTCTTCGAAGAAGCGGTTGACTCTGAggatgagaagaacgaagaggagAAAGTTACAGATGCCGGGACTATGTCTAAAGGGATTGGATACGTCCAAGAAGAAATACAACTTCATAACAAGATGAACACTGTCCACAATACTTGCTATGAAGAAgagcatcttgtcgaggaaacaGTGCAGCAGCATCACAGCGACACTGGTGACCCTCTGGCCCAAGACGAGGAGCAATATCATCACCAGATGGAACAATCGCCcgtaaaaatatacaaaaatgaGCCAAGCAACACGGGTCTGAAGCGGAGCCATGAAATCTATCAGGATCTTGCTTACGAAGCTGTGGGCGACCATGTTCAAACTACTATACCGGTCGCTAAAAAGGTTTATAAGGACGCCGAGACCGTAGTGACGCCCACGACCCTCACGGCACGTGACGAATTTTCGATATTTGGAGAATGTGTAGCAAATGAGCTTCGATTCTTGACGGATCGGCAAATATTGGTTTCAGTTAAGCATAAAATTAATACGGCCCTTTTCGAAGCGAGTATAGCTCAATTGCGGAAAAATGGGGATGGTTGA